The Oryzias melastigma strain HK-1 linkage group LG13, ASM292280v2, whole genome shotgun sequence genome window below encodes:
- the LOC112142066 gene encoding uncharacterized protein LOC112142066: MLLSINSDIVLPGCQTFDDIRQEIEEMKQHLEESEQIAVRELQHLDEETESLTAEQSHLENQKKRREGELEDLKLQLDSHRSSLKTYNEALRTEQSNLRSAEATLSDMKKKQKEAETLRNVGIGFMFIPVIGLIPGAVMAIGGQIDLDSASDRVDRARSEIRRCESQITSYSNQVSRYEGFVSQAQNDIQVANRRIHETQLKLQTLSVTRASVADFQSKSRRAVHQLGLLCGVGSVAELQTRRLILLEPVMNVMEEMMEALGRITGDDLLYSAGIKGIMWEIRKNQRMLSDRITQCTDNSHKDYC; encoded by the exons ATGCTCCTCAGTATAAACTCTGACATCGTTCTTCCTGGATGTCAGACGTTTGATGACATCAGACAAGAGATCGAGGAAATGAAGCAGCACCTGGAAGAGTCAGAGCAGATAGCTGTTAGAGAGCTGCAGCACCTCGATGAGGAGACTGAGAGTCTGACTGCAGAGCAAAGTCATTTAGAGAATCagaaaaagaggagagaaggtgAACTAGAAGACTTGAAACTCCAGCTGGACTCTCACAGGTCTTCTTTGAAGACTTACAATGAAGCTCTGAGGACTGAGCAAAGCAACCTGAGGTCAGCAGAAGCGACTCTAAGTgacatgaaaaagaaacaaaaagaggcAGAGACATTGAGAAACGTTGGAATTGGCTTCATGTTTATTCCAGTTATAGGATTGATTCCTG GGGCTGTCATGGCTATTGGTGGTCAAATTGACCTGGACTCCGCCTCTGACCGGGTAGACAGAGCTCGCAGTGAAATACGGAGGTGTGAATCTCAGATAACGTCCTACTCTAATCAAGTGTCTCGCTATGAGGGATTCGTCTCTCAAGCTCAGAATGACATCCAAGTGGCCAACAGGAGGATTCATGAAACGCAGCTCAAACTGCAAACCTTGTCTGTGACGAGAGCATCTGTTGCAGACTTTCAGAGTAAATCTAGAAGAGCTGTCCATCAACTGGGGCTGCTGTGTGGAGTGGGGAGTGTGGCCGAGCTGCAGACCCGCCGTCTGATCCTGCTGGAGCCTGTGATGAACGTGATGGAGGAAATGATGGAAGCTCTGGGACGTATAACTGGGGATGACCTGCTCTATTCTGCAGGGATAAAAGGCATAATGTGGGAGATAAGAAAAAATCAAAGGATGTTGAGCGATAGAATCACTCAATGCACAGATAATTCACATAAAgattattgttga